From Sulfuracidifex tepidarius, one genomic window encodes:
- a CDS encoding THUMP domain-containing protein: MNSYPKVILTTGNNKGRKCAAEVLNRVIPYDENARVEEEVRNVISVYSKLDPLTLYGLLRSAPPSSAFKIFPLMTTTGADAKEAIKEGIITLENKKIQKFYVECYKRGGEINCRELEIGIGMGMRGKGTVNYTDPDSVLFINVMRNFIGLSVLKKGQEKLSASTLKLNI; the protein is encoded by the coding sequence GTGAACTCTTATCCGAAAGTTATACTCACGACGGGTAACAACAAGGGAAGGAAGTGCGCAGCGGAGGTTTTAAACAGGGTAATCCCTTATGACGAGAATGCGAGAGTTGAAGAGGAAGTTAGAAACGTGATCTCAGTGTATTCTAAGTTGGACCCGCTTACTTTATACGGGCTTCTGCGTTCTGCTCCCCCTTCTTCTGCATTCAAGATATTCCCCTTAATGACAACAACTGGGGCTGACGCTAAAGAGGCTATAAAAGAAGGTATCATCACGCTGGAAAATAAAAAGATACAGAAGTTCTATGTTGAGTGTTATAAAAGAGGAGGGGAGATAAACTGTAGAGAACTGGAAATCGGCATAGGTATGGGGATGAGAGGAAAGGGGACTGTGAACTACACCGATCCAGACTCGGTGTTGTTCATAAACGTGATGAGAAATTTCATCGGGCTCTCTGTGCTTAAAAAGGGTCAAGAAAAACTTTCGGCTTCCACTCTTAAGTTAAATATCTGA
- a CDS encoding replication factor C small subunit codes for MSTLEDALWTEKYRPRTLSEVVNQKEIVERLKRFISEKNMPHLLFAGSPGTGKTTIALALVRGMFGENFRDYFLELNASDERGIDVIRNKVKEFARALPGKEVPFKVILLDEADNMTSDAQQALRRTMELFTSTTRFILACNYLSKIIEPIQSRTALFRFYPLKKEDVVARLMYIANKEKVSYDEEALNAIYDVTMGDMRKSINLLQASSAYGKVTVESVYKVLGLAKPKEIEEMMNYAIQGDFTNARSKLRELLITYGLSGEDIVKQMHREIVGGNSLKIPEELKVVIADYLGEAEFRIIEGADDDIQLSAVLAKLSILGSKYVGESVHK; via the coding sequence ATGAGTACTCTTGAAGATGCTTTATGGACCGAGAAGTACAGACCTAGAACTCTAAGCGAAGTAGTTAACCAGAAGGAGATAGTGGAGAGGTTGAAGAGGTTTATCTCAGAGAAGAACATGCCGCACCTCCTTTTCGCGGGGTCACCAGGCACGGGAAAGACAACCATAGCTCTTGCCCTAGTCCGTGGCATGTTCGGGGAGAACTTTAGGGATTATTTCTTAGAGCTCAACGCTAGTGACGAGAGGGGAATAGACGTGATACGTAATAAAGTGAAAGAGTTCGCTAGAGCCTTGCCTGGCAAGGAAGTTCCTTTCAAAGTGATACTCCTTGATGAAGCGGACAACATGACCTCAGATGCACAGCAAGCCCTCAGGAGGACGATGGAACTTTTCACCTCTACCACTAGGTTCATACTGGCTTGTAATTACCTGAGCAAGATAATCGAGCCTATCCAATCGAGGACGGCGTTATTTAGGTTCTATCCGTTGAAAAAGGAGGATGTAGTTGCCCGGCTGATGTATATTGCAAACAAGGAAAAGGTATCTTACGACGAGGAAGCATTGAACGCAATATATGACGTCACCATGGGAGACATGAGGAAATCGATAAACCTGCTTCAGGCGTCATCTGCCTACGGCAAGGTCACGGTCGAATCGGTCTACAAGGTACTTGGTCTAGCTAAACCTAAGGAAATAGAGGAAATGATGAACTATGCGATCCAAGGTGATTTCACTAACGCCAGAAGCAAGTTAAGGGAACTTCTGATCACTTACGGCCTCTCGGGAGAGGATATAGTGAAACAAATGCACCGCGAGATAGTGGGAGGTAATTCCCTGAAGATACCTGAGGAGCTGAAGGTAGTCATCGCAGACTATTTGGGAGAGGCAGAGTTTAGAATAATAGAAGGAGCTGATGATGATATTCAGCTAAGTGCAGTTTTAGCTAAACTTTCCATATTGGGAAGCAAATATGTGGGAGAGAGTGTGCATAAGTGA
- a CDS encoding replication factor C large subunit has translation MSNLQWFIKYRPKSLSEVENQEEAKEELKSWIESWIQGKPKYKAVLLNGPPGVGKTTIAEALARDYNMELLEMNASDSRRLNDIREIAERASTSSSLFGKGGRLILLDEVDGINSRQDAGAIPGILDVIERSRFPIILTANNAWDPSLRELRTATKMIDLQRLGKIPLKKILERICKAEKVICDPKGIGAIADLSEGDARYAINMLQSVAEVYRKVTEDLVKDLVRKKDRTLDPFETLRGIFWAKYFWQARVAATTSEVDYELLLRWLSENVPIQFDDMGDVFRGFDALSRASVFLKRSKLGDWDLLSYVFDLMGPGVAFAEYSKLGGQWKAKWKKYQFPTYVQQMSKSKDSRDALKTASEKIAKATHCSSDKVITDYVPFMKFMKVEGFSPEEIKVMGNLEGRETDEHEEGKERTTRARRTRKRT, from the coding sequence GTGAGCAACCTTCAATGGTTCATAAAGTATAGACCTAAGTCACTGTCAGAAGTGGAAAACCAGGAGGAGGCCAAGGAAGAGCTGAAGTCTTGGATAGAGAGCTGGATTCAAGGGAAGCCTAAATACAAGGCGGTTCTGCTTAACGGCCCTCCTGGAGTAGGGAAGACTACCATTGCTGAGGCATTAGCGAGGGATTACAACATGGAACTCTTGGAGATGAATGCGAGCGATTCCAGGAGGCTTAACGACATTAGAGAAATAGCCGAGAGGGCTTCCACCTCAAGTAGCTTGTTCGGAAAGGGAGGAAGGTTAATTCTCCTGGACGAAGTTGACGGGATAAACAGTAGGCAAGACGCTGGGGCGATACCAGGAATATTAGATGTTATAGAAAGATCTAGGTTCCCGATAATTCTGACCGCAAACAATGCGTGGGATCCGTCGTTAAGGGAACTTAGGACAGCTACAAAGATGATAGACTTACAGAGGTTAGGCAAGATACCTTTGAAGAAAATATTGGAAAGGATATGCAAGGCGGAAAAGGTGATTTGTGATCCTAAAGGGATAGGTGCAATAGCGGATCTCAGTGAAGGTGACGCTAGGTACGCCATCAACATGTTGCAAAGCGTAGCGGAGGTTTATAGGAAAGTCACGGAGGATCTAGTCAAAGACCTAGTCAGGAAAAAGGACAGGACTTTAGATCCATTCGAAACGTTAAGGGGAATATTTTGGGCCAAATACTTCTGGCAGGCTAGGGTGGCCGCAACTACTTCAGAGGTAGACTACGAATTGTTGCTGAGATGGCTTTCTGAGAACGTCCCAATTCAGTTCGACGACATGGGGGACGTTTTCAGGGGGTTCGATGCTCTCAGTAGGGCGTCAGTTTTCCTGAAGAGGTCTAAGCTAGGTGACTGGGACCTCCTCAGTTACGTGTTTGACCTCATGGGGCCAGGTGTAGCTTTCGCAGAGTACTCTAAGTTGGGTGGACAATGGAAAGCTAAATGGAAGAAATACCAGTTCCCTACATACGTACAGCAGATGTCTAAAAGTAAGGACAGTAGGGACGCGCTGAAGACAGCTTCAGAGAAGATAGCGAAGGCCACTCATTGCTCATCCGATAAGGTCATAACGGACTACGTCCCTTTCATGAAATTCATGAAGGTTGAGGGCTTCTCTCCTGAGGAAATCAAAGTCATGGGAAACTTGGAAGGACGGGAAACGGATGAGCACGAAGAAGGGAAGGAAAGGACAACGAGAGCCAGGAGAACTAGGAAGAGGACTTAA
- the moaC gene encoding cyclic pyranopterin monophosphate synthase MoaC, which translates to MAETKMVDISQKKEVRREAIAKGRIRLRRSTIELIRNNQVEKGDVVNVSKTAGILAVKRTADLIPMCHPIPLEHVDVELNIGDDFVEVTCEVLAHYKTGVEMEALTGVSVALLTVWDMVKKYEKDPEGQYPETKIEDIEVVKKVKSSS; encoded by the coding sequence ATGGCAGAAACTAAGATGGTCGATATATCGCAAAAGAAGGAAGTGAGAAGGGAAGCTATAGCTAAGGGAAGAATAAGACTTAGGAGGAGCACAATTGAGCTTATAAGGAACAATCAAGTTGAGAAGGGAGACGTTGTAAACGTCTCGAAGACAGCAGGTATATTGGCGGTGAAGAGGACAGCGGACTTGATACCTATGTGTCATCCTATACCTTTAGAACATGTTGATGTGGAGTTGAATATAGGAGACGATTTCGTGGAGGTTACTTGTGAAGTCTTAGCACACTACAAGACCGGAGTCGAGATGGAAGCCCTAACCGGTGTGTCAGTAGCCTTGCTCACGGTATGGGATATGGTAAAGAAATACGAAAAGGATCCTGAGGGTCAGTATCCGGAGACTAAAATCGAGGACATAGAAGTAGTAAAAAAGGTTAAGTCCTCTTCCTAG
- a CDS encoding ORC1-type DNA replication protein, with protein MNSNGENSRPTTKDILNDVISSQSSIFSCRKKLELDYVPSFLPHREDKIKELGIVFKDILNDGYIRSIRTVVMGKTGTGKTATTSAFENEFKKIANERGSKVEIVHVNCHKQRTLYLISLEIANRLRLPVPTRGLSSQEIFKIIHDYLEKRNMHLILTLDEFNQFIDTAPQEEIYFLARIYDEISATTKRISYIFIVNDPYSLYRLDKSIKDHIVQRVIEFSPYSSNELFDILKARTEEAFVKGAILDDALRFISDIYGQDKGGSGNARAAIETLVVAGEIAEKQGAFMVTVEHAKEANGSVNPEVPQILDNLVDADLHQLLIIKALIQLVKRNRNEEVQMGTLENEYQKLCIDFGEEPRKHTQIYENIRRLRQYGVLNTRQSGKGMRGRTTLISFTLPLDSKFEDFVNSQIRGRMSSR; from the coding sequence CTGAACAGCAATGGGGAAAATAGCAGACCTACAACTAAGGATATCCTGAACGACGTGATCAGCTCTCAGTCTTCAATTTTCTCATGTAGAAAGAAATTAGAGCTCGACTACGTGCCCAGTTTCCTCCCTCATAGGGAGGATAAAATAAAGGAACTGGGAATAGTCTTCAAGGACATCCTCAACGACGGCTACATTAGGTCAATAAGGACTGTCGTGATGGGGAAGACTGGTACCGGGAAGACTGCCACGACGTCAGCTTTCGAGAACGAGTTCAAAAAGATTGCTAACGAAAGGGGCTCTAAGGTAGAAATCGTTCACGTGAATTGCCATAAGCAGAGGACGCTTTACCTGATAAGCTTGGAAATAGCGAACAGACTGAGGTTACCGGTTCCCACTAGAGGGCTGTCCTCTCAAGAAATTTTCAAGATAATTCATGATTACCTCGAGAAGAGAAACATGCATTTGATACTCACCTTGGACGAGTTCAACCAATTCATAGATACCGCACCGCAGGAGGAGATCTATTTCCTAGCTAGGATCTACGACGAAATATCTGCTACTACAAAAAGAATTAGTTATATTTTTATCGTAAATGACCCGTATTCACTTTATAGGTTAGATAAGTCAATAAAAGATCATATAGTACAGCGTGTAATAGAGTTTTCTCCTTATTCTTCGAACGAGCTCTTCGACATACTGAAAGCAAGGACTGAGGAGGCTTTCGTTAAAGGCGCGATATTAGACGATGCATTAAGGTTCATTTCCGACATCTACGGGCAAGATAAGGGAGGAAGCGGAAACGCTAGAGCCGCGATAGAGACCCTAGTAGTAGCGGGGGAGATAGCTGAAAAACAAGGTGCGTTCATGGTAACTGTAGAACATGCAAAAGAGGCAAATGGGAGCGTGAACCCAGAAGTTCCACAGATCTTGGATAACTTGGTAGACGCTGATCTGCACCAGCTCCTGATCATCAAGGCGTTGATTCAGCTCGTGAAGAGAAACAGAAACGAGGAAGTGCAGATGGGTACTTTGGAGAACGAATACCAAAAGCTTTGTATCGACTTTGGAGAGGAGCCCAGGAAGCACACACAGATATATGAGAATATAAGGAGGCTCAGGCAGTACGGAGTCCTCAACACAAGACAGAGCGGAAAGGGTATGCGGGGGAGGACTACGTTGATCTCTTTCACTTTACCTCTAGACTCAAAGTTCGAGGACTTCGTCAACTCTCAAATAAGGGGGAGAATGTCATCACGATGA